In a single window of the Massilia oculi genome:
- a CDS encoding DoxX family protein has translation MKRHPTQQHPSAVPALGRVMMAILFIFSGIGKVVDPAHTIEEIRAAGLPFAHLGLAIAIGLGFGGGAMLALGIRTRMVATVLALYCVVAGLIFHNPAGGIPQLVHLIKNFAIAGGLLQVAAFGAGSYALDLRRSMNQRPAGPGG, from the coding sequence ATGAAACGCCATCCCACCCAGCAACACCCTTCCGCCGTCCCGGCGCTCGGCCGCGTCATGATGGCCATCCTCTTCATCTTCAGCGGCATCGGCAAGGTGGTCGATCCCGCACACACCATCGAGGAAATCCGCGCGGCGGGCCTGCCCTTCGCCCACCTCGGCCTGGCCATCGCGATCGGGCTCGGCTTTGGCGGCGGAGCGATGCTCGCCCTCGGCATCAGGACGCGCATGGTGGCGACCGTCCTCGCGCTGTACTGCGTCGTGGCCGGCCTCATCTTCCACAATCCGGCTGGCGGCATCCCTCAACTGGTCCACCTGATCAAGAACTTCGCGATCGCGGGAGGACTGCTGCAGGTGGCGGCCTTCGGCGCGGGCAGCTACGCGTTGGATTTGAGGCGCTCGATGAACCAGCGCCCGGCCGGCCCGGGCGGCTGA